The following are encoded together in the Novipirellula galeiformis genome:
- a CDS encoding serine/threonine-protein kinase, producing the protein MIPTPWTPSNTPSTGRVNAAGWLDLPEAEQLRLAELLDQYACRLEQGDTSGAAVLLEEHPELFDHCRGHLESLDLLCRASAPLNPPDIMSDPSAAADTNLLGDYRLGREIGRGGMGVVYEATQMSLRRNVAIKILPFAAVLDQQQVARFRNEAQAAASLHHPHIVPVFAVGCERGVHYYSMQLIDGHTLEQVIKEMSGEGQGNNIEPVKPVAIFDPDEESTIALPIGDRMKGSSRRSATSARPGSLDSPSKENTRRIDAGTTVQTIRNRNFIENTVDLIISVADALDFAHQQGVVHRDIKPSNLLIDSAGKVWVADFGLARVRGLGDLTVEGKVMGTARYMSPEQIGGRPQEIDHRTDIYSLGVTLYELLTLRPAFTDVNRDQLFAAIESDMPTPPRRLNQSIAIDLETIMLKAIAKRKDDRYATAGEMANDLRRFLEGKPTLARRPTPVERAFKWAIRRQRLVTVSFAIAIVVMVGLTFATLLISHQSRLKEQATARAHLHLDQAHALVDRMGGLMTQRLPAVQVVAPLRMEMLREAERYYLDFLRYAEHEPSLQTELAKVQFRLAATYSHLGDVAAAESKYQESLRSYEAVQDGDQWNAEVQADFALCLNNLATLRKEQGRFTEALASYRKATALQNSLLASHVHSARFLREWAMTQNNFALLLWQCAEQQQAERLLVEIESRLTEVLGSAPPDWDAWQQLIESRNVLAAILLDNDIARAEGLLKTNIDDLETMGALSGAQSQRDWKLETAINSLTPATQWAVAQNNLATLLSRKGDYDLATKHVRLSIEMLNQAAENNLNDIDTQEQLGIAHNNLGQLIWSQGSGEDAQAEAALAEFKIAETTFRNRLAVQANHADSISRLGGVLHNIGMVQQRCGNLAAAVDRVTEAMELQAEAVKQAPFHQGYREYLESHRELLDQTLSRIKKSGAPLALEREHPDTAYHDGVQWTWLRATNNGR; encoded by the coding sequence GACATTTGGAAAGTCTGGACCTGCTTTGCCGGGCGAGTGCTCCGTTGAATCCACCCGATATTATGTCAGACCCCTCAGCGGCAGCCGACACGAATCTGCTGGGTGATTATCGGCTCGGACGCGAAATCGGACGCGGCGGGATGGGCGTGGTGTACGAAGCGACGCAAATGTCGTTAAGGCGGAATGTGGCGATCAAGATACTGCCATTTGCGGCGGTGTTGGATCAACAACAAGTCGCACGTTTTCGCAACGAAGCCCAGGCCGCCGCTTCGCTTCACCATCCCCATATCGTTCCGGTGTTTGCCGTCGGTTGCGAACGGGGCGTGCACTATTACAGCATGCAACTCATTGATGGACATACGCTCGAACAGGTTATCAAAGAGATGTCTGGGGAGGGTCAAGGTAACAACATCGAGCCGGTCAAACCCGTTGCGATTTTTGATCCCGATGAAGAATCGACGATCGCGCTGCCGATCGGGGATCGGATGAAAGGGAGCTCGCGTCGATCCGCTACGAGTGCCCGCCCAGGATCGCTGGATTCCCCGTCGAAAGAGAACACACGGCGAATCGATGCGGGGACCACCGTCCAAACCATCCGTAACCGCAACTTCATCGAGAATACGGTTGACTTGATCATTAGTGTTGCCGATGCGCTCGATTTTGCCCACCAACAGGGCGTGGTACACCGTGACATCAAGCCATCGAACTTGCTGATCGACTCAGCGGGGAAGGTCTGGGTTGCCGACTTTGGATTAGCTCGAGTGCGTGGGCTCGGCGACCTGACGGTCGAGGGCAAGGTAATGGGAACCGCCCGCTACATGAGCCCAGAGCAAATCGGCGGACGTCCACAAGAAATCGATCATCGCACCGATATCTATTCGCTCGGCGTCACGCTGTACGAATTATTAACCCTGCGCCCGGCATTCACCGACGTGAATCGCGACCAATTGTTCGCGGCGATCGAGAGCGACATGCCCACCCCGCCGCGGCGGCTGAATCAATCGATCGCGATCGACCTCGAAACGATCATGCTAAAAGCGATCGCCAAACGAAAGGATGATCGATATGCCACCGCTGGGGAAATGGCGAACGACCTTCGACGTTTCCTCGAGGGGAAACCGACTTTAGCTCGTCGTCCAACCCCGGTCGAACGCGCCTTTAAGTGGGCGATTCGTCGGCAACGCTTGGTGACGGTCTCCTTTGCGATTGCGATCGTAGTCATGGTTGGCTTGACGTTCGCTACCCTATTGATCTCACACCAAAGTCGGCTTAAAGAACAAGCAACCGCTCGCGCCCATTTACACCTTGATCAAGCTCACGCTTTAGTCGATCGAATGGGCGGTTTGATGACGCAACGACTGCCCGCGGTGCAAGTCGTCGCTCCATTGCGGATGGAGATGTTACGTGAAGCTGAACGCTACTACTTAGACTTCCTTCGCTATGCCGAACACGAACCGTCACTGCAGACAGAATTGGCGAAGGTGCAATTTCGCCTCGCCGCGACCTACTCTCATTTGGGAGATGTGGCTGCCGCCGAATCGAAGTACCAAGAATCGCTGCGTAGCTACGAAGCGGTTCAGGATGGCGACCAGTGGAACGCGGAAGTCCAGGCCGACTTTGCATTGTGTCTGAACAATTTGGCGACGCTGCGGAAGGAACAGGGCCGGTTTACCGAGGCCTTGGCGAGCTATCGCAAAGCGACGGCATTACAAAATTCACTGTTGGCATCCCACGTCCACTCAGCTCGCTTTTTACGCGAGTGGGCAATGACTCAGAATAATTTTGCATTGCTACTTTGGCAATGTGCGGAGCAGCAACAAGCCGAGCGATTACTTGTCGAGATTGAATCCCGGCTGACGGAGGTGCTTGGCAGTGCGCCGCCCGATTGGGACGCGTGGCAGCAACTAATCGAGTCCCGCAATGTGCTCGCCGCGATCTTACTTGACAATGACATCGCACGGGCCGAAGGGTTACTTAAAACAAACATCGATGATCTTGAAACCATGGGTGCGTTGTCCGGTGCGCAAAGCCAGCGTGACTGGAAGCTCGAGACCGCAATCAATTCTCTGACGCCTGCGACCCAGTGGGCCGTCGCGCAGAACAATCTGGCTACGCTACTCAGTCGCAAAGGTGACTACGACTTGGCGACAAAGCATGTCCGGCTTTCGATCGAAATGCTCAATCAAGCTGCCGAGAACAACCTCAACGATATTGATACCCAGGAACAACTGGGGATCGCACACAACAATCTCGGCCAATTGATTTGGAGTCAAGGTTCGGGCGAAGACGCCCAAGCCGAGGCCGCGTTAGCCGAGTTCAAAATAGCGGAGACGACATTTCGAAACCGGCTAGCCGTCCAGGCAAATCATGCGGATTCGATAAGTCGGTTGGGTGGCGTGTTGCACAACATCGGAATGGTCCAACAACGCTGTGGCAACCTCGCCGCCGCCGTCGACCGGGTGACCGAAGCCATGGAACTGCAAGCCGAGGCGGTTAAACAAGCCCCATTTCATCAAGGCTATCGGGAGTATTTGGAAAGTCATCGCGAACTTCTCGACCAAACTCTGAGTCGAATTAAGAAGTCAGGAGCCCCGCTCGCGCTGGAACGGGAACATCCCGACACAGCGTACCACGACGGCGTGCAATGGACGTGGCTTCGAGCAACAAATAACGGGCGGTAA